Proteins co-encoded in one Lysobacter solisilvae genomic window:
- the rplT gene encoding 50S ribosomal protein L20, with the protein MARVKRGVTARRRHKKILKQAKGYYNARRKVFRVAKQAVTKALQYAYIGRKQKKRNFRSLWITRINAAARINGMSYSRFMNGLLKSGITLDRKVLADIAVHDAAGFAALAEKAKSALAA; encoded by the coding sequence ATGGCACGAGTTAAGCGTGGTGTTACGGCGCGTCGCCGTCACAAGAAAATCCTGAAGCAGGCCAAGGGCTACTACAACGCCCGTCGCAAGGTCTTCCGCGTCGCCAAGCAGGCGGTCACGAAGGCCCTGCAGTACGCCTACATCGGTCGCAAGCAGAAGAAGCGCAATTTCCGTTCGCTGTGGATCACCCGCATCAATGCGGCCGCCCGCATCAACGGCATGAGCTACAGCCGTTTCATGAACGGCCTGCTGAAGTCCGGCATCACCCTGGACCGCAAGGTGCTGGCGGACATCGCCGTGCACGACGCGGCGGGTTTTGCGGCGCTGGCAGAGAAGGCGAAGAGCGCGCTCGCGGCGTAA
- the rpmI gene encoding 50S ribosomal protein L35, producing MPKIKTNRAAAKRFRKTASGKYKAGHANKSHILTKKATKRKRNLRQTNHVRAEDAGRLDRMLPYL from the coding sequence ATGCCCAAGATCAAGACCAATCGGGCGGCGGCCAAGCGCTTCCGGAAGACCGCTTCCGGCAAGTACAAGGCGGGCCACGCCAACAAGAGCCACATCCTCACCAAGAAGGCGACCAAGCGGAAGCGCAACCTCCGGCAGACGAACCACGTTCGTGCCGAGGACGCTGGCCGTCTGGACCGCATGCTTCCGTATTTGTGA
- the infC gene encoding translation initiation factor IF-3 has translation MGDRNISTPEKPNRKNQEIRVPRVRVIGSDGEMIGVLTRDEALSMAQDEGMDLVEIQPNADPPVCRIMDFGKFKFEAQKKANAAKKKQKMVEIKELKFRPVTDEGDYQIKMRNIRRFLEEGDKVKINIRFRGREMSHQELGREMASRIERDLGDEIVIESRPRLEGRQMVMMIAPKKKT, from the coding sequence ATTGGAGATCGCAACATCAGTACTCCCGAAAAGCCGAACCGTAAGAACCAGGAAATCCGCGTACCGCGCGTGCGCGTGATTGGTAGCGACGGCGAAATGATCGGCGTGCTCACGCGCGACGAAGCGCTGAGCATGGCGCAGGACGAAGGCATGGACCTCGTGGAGATCCAGCCCAACGCGGATCCGCCGGTGTGCCGCATCATGGACTTTGGCAAGTTCAAGTTCGAGGCGCAGAAGAAGGCGAACGCGGCCAAGAAGAAGCAGAAGATGGTCGAGATCAAGGAACTCAAGTTCCGGCCGGTCACCGATGAAGGCGACTACCAGATCAAGATGCGCAACATCCGCCGCTTCCTCGAGGAAGGTGACAAGGTCAAGATCAACATCCGCTTCCGTGGCCGCGAGATGAGCCACCAGGAACTGGGTCGAGAGATGGCCTCGCGCATCGAGCGTGACCTGGGCGACGAGATCGTCATCGAATCGCGTCCGCGCCTGGAAGGGCGGCAGATGGTCATGATGATCGCCCCCAAGAAGAAGACCTGA
- a CDS encoding carboxypeptidase regulatory-like domain-containing protein: MKGIRGVVAIAVASIAMLVGVRSSAQDAALNRGLDWLQDQVQSNGSLATESGSLAVVEQARTETAHTLAQAGRTTALPDVSLSATSGLSTELLARRVIALGATGHGEDATQVLGALLPRANADGGYGSAVGQPSNPLDTSLALLAMRAGGISRDVKVQAAFGYLGGAANADGSYSLGQSTFATAYALQAFVRFRSEYSLSAPIQRTRAALIAQQVAGAYADTTDNAVATIALAQSGPSTDAAAAVAALRNAQGSDGSWNGDPYVTALALRALWTAASAPSSDAGRLVGEVYDASSGLPLSQAIVSVAGRPGAALSDGNGVFVLEGLPAGSYAVSITHVGYQPYAGQAQVDAGGTTNLGRIALGLADNTAALRGRITNATNGQALAGVAVQVAGTLNAQTQTNADGDYELLGLPAGNYSIQVSLAGFQPLTAVADLPPRSVVKFSPSLTPEGQTPPTDATAHGVVVDAADGAPIANAQVQVNGQGALTDAQGRFDYASLPVGAFTGGVQATGFDSVSFSGVLAAGANDFGRITLTRTQLPRRTIIGTVTSSATGLPIDGASITLNGQEAGTTDAAGTYRIEDAVVEEIELSFAAAGYQPRTAFTRLENPGTYRIDAVLDDVLEGSFQVVNLRTTPAAVLPGQTMRITADIANLNAEAKAGLVLVRLLDSAGMKVAQFCGAEAIGQPEQCEYAFDAKQVKPFAIDWVATNLPTGTYTLAIHVVQPGSIQRNTPLGLVYGMASREIRINSALSLQGLVTPSPPVMIPNAPSGVDFTATVRNMGNDLIPAGQAKLSVIDRANGAVAHTVTIAMPELLASDLVELDFGHWAPASTGAEYDLQVVSTNPDVGGVVTGEFYIGDAATGEFTVTPMETAEGNQRVEATLTVKGVNNPTGQAADPLFKLVREAVTRGGAYTATNAINWQNSNGCLGCHIQTQSLYGLGSSLDKADIDASAATFLQNSQSASIQADRSIYTHHPEYRLTSTILGLWGMTAWPDRRGTFNARYRSADYLYGRRNENASGVYWWYDHDTGWIHENPAATATVVEGMTSVLRDAAQFGLTEIHEFAPANRAATSARDIATAPSGKIYTLHTDGRVFVYDPVARTYVAYASTTRGATYHSIAVGTDDAVYLSATPRSGQPPVIERLSPAGSSVVATMPLLVESIDFADDGKLVALNRASRVVYVVDPRCRHRAGDLARQPDHQHRDHHHGRAGRCDLRDRAQRRGLADPRRCPEADPPGRHLPAFRPGPGRPGSRLLRRHRRPVRSERGRHRRTLHRWPARRSPGRRRRQAVRPELRYQPAGGDLAHHGADQHAPGRDAGVGRKGRQVLRDLFRLRHAGTGLPPDHAGRGPPVHQRRHAGGQGGCAHSRTGHATARPAARRWWLGPHAHADERSADHRDRRHRPGLHQSRAHRPGAAQDRAVPAQQAG; the protein is encoded by the coding sequence ATGAAGGGAATCAGGGGTGTAGTCGCAATCGCCGTCGCGTCCATCGCGATGCTGGTGGGCGTGCGCAGTTCGGCGCAGGACGCCGCCCTCAACCGCGGCCTGGACTGGTTGCAGGACCAGGTGCAGAGCAACGGCTCGCTGGCGACCGAATCGGGCTCCCTGGCCGTCGTCGAGCAGGCGCGCACCGAGACCGCGCACACGCTCGCGCAGGCAGGCCGCACGACGGCGCTGCCCGACGTGAGCCTGTCGGCGACCTCCGGCCTGTCGACCGAACTGCTCGCCCGTCGCGTGATCGCGCTGGGTGCCACCGGGCACGGCGAGGACGCCACGCAGGTGCTCGGCGCGCTGCTCCCGCGCGCCAACGCCGACGGCGGCTATGGCAGTGCCGTGGGCCAGCCGAGCAATCCCCTGGACACCTCGCTGGCGCTGCTGGCCATGCGCGCCGGCGGCATCAGCCGCGACGTCAAGGTGCAGGCCGCGTTCGGATACCTTGGCGGCGCCGCCAATGCCGACGGCAGCTACAGCCTCGGCCAGTCGACCTTCGCCACCGCCTACGCGCTGCAGGCTTTCGTGCGCTTCCGCAGCGAGTACAGCCTTTCCGCGCCGATCCAGCGCACGCGCGCGGCGCTGATCGCGCAGCAGGTGGCTGGCGCCTACGCCGATACCACCGACAACGCCGTGGCGACGATCGCGCTGGCCCAGTCCGGTCCGTCCACCGACGCGGCCGCGGCCGTGGCCGCACTGCGCAATGCGCAGGGCAGCGACGGCAGCTGGAATGGCGATCCCTACGTCACCGCCCTGGCGCTGCGCGCGCTGTGGACCGCGGCGAGCGCGCCTTCCAGCGACGCCGGTCGCCTCGTGGGTGAGGTCTATGACGCCAGTTCGGGCCTGCCGCTGTCGCAGGCCATCGTCAGCGTCGCCGGCCGGCCCGGCGCCGCCCTGAGCGACGGCAACGGCGTGTTCGTGCTCGAAGGCCTGCCCGCGGGTAGCTATGCCGTCAGCATCACCCACGTCGGTTACCAGCCCTACGCCGGCCAGGCGCAGGTCGACGCCGGCGGCACCACCAACCTGGGCCGCATCGCACTGGGCCTGGCCGACAACACGGCGGCCCTGCGTGGCCGCATCACCAACGCGACCAACGGCCAGGCGCTCGCCGGCGTTGCCGTGCAGGTTGCCGGTACGCTCAACGCCCAGACACAGACCAACGCCGACGGCGACTATGAGCTGCTGGGTCTGCCGGCCGGCAACTACTCGATCCAGGTCAGCCTCGCCGGCTTCCAGCCGCTGACCGCGGTGGCCGACCTTCCCCCGCGCAGCGTGGTGAAGTTCTCGCCGTCGCTGACGCCCGAAGGCCAGACGCCGCCGACCGATGCCACCGCCCACGGCGTGGTGGTCGACGCCGCCGATGGCGCGCCGATCGCCAACGCACAGGTCCAGGTCAACGGCCAGGGCGCGCTCACCGATGCGCAGGGCCGCTTCGACTACGCGTCGCTCCCGGTGGGTGCATTCACCGGCGGCGTGCAGGCGACCGGCTTCGACAGCGTGAGCTTCAGCGGCGTGCTCGCCGCCGGCGCCAATGACTTCGGCCGCATCACGCTCACCCGCACGCAGCTGCCCCGTCGCACGATCATCGGCACCGTCACCTCGAGCGCCACCGGGCTACCGATCGATGGCGCCTCGATCACGCTCAACGGCCAGGAAGCGGGCACCACCGATGCCGCGGGCACGTACCGCATCGAGGACGCGGTGGTCGAGGAGATCGAACTGTCCTTCGCCGCCGCGGGTTACCAGCCGCGCACCGCGTTCACGCGCCTGGAGAATCCGGGCACGTACCGCATCGATGCCGTGCTCGACGACGTGCTCGAGGGCAGCTTCCAGGTCGTCAACCTGCGCACCACCCCGGCGGCGGTGCTGCCTGGCCAGACGATGCGGATCACCGCCGACATCGCCAACCTCAATGCCGAAGCCAAGGCCGGTCTCGTGCTGGTGCGCCTGCTCGACAGCGCCGGCATGAAGGTGGCGCAGTTCTGCGGCGCCGAGGCGATCGGCCAGCCGGAGCAATGCGAGTACGCATTCGATGCGAAGCAGGTGAAGCCCTTCGCGATCGACTGGGTCGCGACCAACCTGCCCACCGGCACCTACACGCTGGCGATCCACGTGGTGCAGCCGGGCAGCATCCAGCGCAACACGCCGCTGGGGCTGGTGTACGGCATGGCCAGCCGTGAAATCCGGATCAACTCCGCGCTGAGCCTGCAGGGCCTGGTGACGCCGTCGCCGCCGGTGATGATCCCCAACGCGCCCAGCGGCGTGGACTTCACCGCCACCGTGCGCAACATGGGCAACGATCTCATCCCGGCCGGCCAGGCGAAGCTGTCGGTGATCGACCGCGCGAATGGCGCCGTGGCCCACACGGTCACCATCGCAATGCCGGAGCTGCTGGCCAGCGACCTGGTCGAACTCGACTTCGGCCATTGGGCGCCCGCGTCCACCGGTGCCGAATACGACCTGCAGGTCGTCTCCACCAATCCCGACGTCGGCGGCGTGGTCACCGGCGAGTTCTACATCGGCGACGCCGCCACCGGCGAATTCACCGTCACGCCGATGGAAACCGCCGAAGGCAACCAGCGCGTCGAGGCCACGCTGACCGTGAAGGGTGTCAACAACCCGACCGGCCAGGCGGCGGACCCGCTGTTCAAGCTCGTGCGCGAAGCGGTCACGCGTGGTGGCGCCTACACGGCCACCAACGCCATCAACTGGCAGAACAGCAACGGCTGCCTGGGCTGCCACATCCAGACCCAGAGCCTGTACGGCCTGGGCAGTTCGCTGGACAAGGCCGACATCGACGCTTCCGCGGCGACCTTCCTGCAGAACTCGCAGAGCGCCTCGATCCAGGCCGACCGTTCCATCTACACCCACCACCCCGAGTACCGCCTGACCTCGACCATCCTCGGGTTGTGGGGCATGACGGCGTGGCCCGACCGCCGCGGCACCTTCAATGCGCGGTACCGTTCGGCCGACTACCTGTACGGTCGGCGCAACGAGAACGCCAGCGGCGTGTACTGGTGGTACGACCACGACACCGGCTGGATCCACGAGAACCCGGCCGCGACCGCCACCGTCGTCGAAGGCATGACCAGCGTCCTGCGCGACGCGGCCCAGTTCGGGCTGACCGAGATCCACGAGTTCGCGCCCGCCAACCGCGCGGCGACCTCGGCGCGCGACATCGCCACGGCGCCCAGCGGAAAGATCTACACGCTGCATACCGATGGCCGCGTCTTCGTCTACGACCCGGTGGCCCGCACCTACGTGGCCTACGCATCGACGACGCGCGGGGCCACATACCACAGCATCGCCGTGGGCACCGATGACGCCGTCTACCTGAGCGCCACGCCGCGCTCCGGGCAGCCGCCGGTGATCGAACGCCTCAGCCCGGCGGGCAGCAGCGTGGTCGCCACGATGCCGCTGCTGGTGGAGTCGATCGATTTCGCCGACGACGGCAAGCTGGTGGCCCTCAACCGCGCCAGCCGCGTCGTGTACGTGGTCGATCCCCGCTGCCGGCACCGTGCAGGAGATCTCGCGCGCCAACCTGATCACCAACACCGCGACCACCATCACGGCCGGGCAGGGCGGTGCGATCTTCGTGACCGTGCCCAGCGGCGTGGTCTCGCTGACCCGCGCCGGTGTCCAGAAGCTGATCCACCGGGGCGGCATCTACCAGCGTTCCGACCTGGCCCTGGACGGCCAGGGTCACGGCTACTCCGGCGGCACCGACGCCCTGTACGAAGTGAGCGCGGGCGGCATCGTCGAACGCTTCACCGGTGGCCAGCGCGTCGATCGCCTGGCCGTCGTCGGCGGCAAGCTGTTCGGCCTGAACTTCGGTACCAACCAGCTGGTGGAGATCTCGCTCACCACGGTGCCGATCAGCACGCGCCTGGGCGAGATGCGGGCGTCGGTCGAAAAGGCCGCCAAGTACTTCGAGACCTATTCCGACTACGGCACGCCGGCACAGGCCTTCCGCCTGATCATGCTGGCCGAGGCCCGCCCGTACATCAACGACGCCACGCTGGCGGCCAAGGTGGATGCGCGCATTCCCGCACTGGCCACGCAACTGCGCGGCCAGCAGCGCGCCGATGGTGGCTGGGGCCGCACGCCCACGCAGACGAGCGATCCGCTGATCACCGCGATCGTCGGCACCGCCCTGGACTACACCAATCCCGAGCCCACCGACCCGGTGCTGCGCAAGACCGTGCAGTACCTGCTCAGCAAGCAGGCTAG
- a CDS encoding tetratricopeptide repeat protein, whose translation MSDALLKKATTLLANGYVADAQELLGRLLLSGCAAAHGPLGMIHARDAALGDSAAAQLAIELFERGDAAGDALSTFELSRCHGLGLGCPRDEVRAYQLARKAADAGLLRAAAAVARCALNGVGCAVDLEQARDYLLRSLPDAVPGLQYSLGRLMYYGQGGARDEERAIELFRAAAEGGSDQACMALAAVAGAKGDKDEAARWIGRAGELVPEQEAAVASLDEAVKQYVQHGRSGSQGLH comes from the coding sequence ATGAGCGATGCGCTGCTCAAGAAGGCGACCACGCTCCTGGCCAACGGCTACGTCGCCGATGCCCAGGAGCTGCTGGGCCGGCTGCTGCTCTCGGGCTGCGCCGCGGCGCATGGCCCGCTGGGAATGATCCATGCGCGCGACGCCGCACTGGGCGACAGCGCCGCTGCGCAGCTTGCGATCGAACTCTTCGAGCGCGGCGATGCCGCGGGCGATGCGCTGTCCACCTTTGAATTGTCCCGCTGCCACGGACTGGGTCTGGGATGTCCGCGCGACGAAGTCCGCGCCTACCAGCTGGCTCGCAAGGCGGCCGACGCGGGACTGCTTCGCGCCGCCGCCGCCGTGGCGCGCTGCGCGCTCAATGGCGTGGGTTGCGCGGTGGACCTGGAGCAGGCACGCGACTACCTGTTGCGCTCCCTGCCCGATGCAGTTCCGGGCCTGCAGTACTCGCTTGGCCGCTTGATGTATTACGGGCAGGGCGGAGCGCGCGACGAAGAACGCGCGATCGAGTTGTTCCGTGCCGCCGCCGAGGGTGGCAGCGACCAGGCCTGCATGGCCTTGGCCGCCGTTGCCGGCGCCAAGGGCGACAAGGACGAAGCAGCCCGCTGGATCGGGCGTGCCGGCGAACTGGTACCCGAACAGGAAGCGGCCGTCGCGAGCCTGGACGAGGCCGTAAAGCAATACGTGCAGCACGGTCGGAGCGGGTCGCAGGGGCTGCACTGA